From one Patescibacteria group bacterium genomic stretch:
- a CDS encoding transcriptional repressor, whose translation MTHVCGYELTLRAKGLRRTGGRHRLLRLFDEERAWTATELRSRLGRIDLSTIYRNLHELLKKDVISEAGVAGTETRYELAGRSHHAHLLCPRCSRTECVPCPVNLAAQHQLSLTGLCSACNKKRP comes from the coding sequence ATGACCCATGTCTGCGGCTACGAACTAACGCTGCGCGCGAAAGGTTTGCGCCGGACCGGAGGGCGGCATCGCCTGCTCCGGCTGTTCGACGAGGAGCGGGCCTGGACGGCCACGGAACTCCGCTCCCGACTGGGACGGATCGACCTCTCGACCATCTATCGCAACCTGCACGAACTGCTCAAAAAGGACGTCATCAGCGAAGCTGGCGTCGCGGGAACCGAAACGCGCTATGAACTCGCCGGACGCAGCCACCACGCTCACCTGCTCTGTCCGCGCTGCTCGCGGACGGAATGCGTCCCCTGCCCGGTCAATCTCGCCGCCCAACACCAATTATCGCTGACCGGACTCTGTTCGGCTTGTAACAAAAAACGACCATGA
- a CDS encoding metal ABC transporter substrate-binding protein — protein sequence MTKKRFRLSPIAVFTLLAAIILAAIILLQKPSDRGSQAPAPNKPRIAATIFPLYDIARNIAGDNAEVVLVVPPGASPHTFEPLPSNIRELRGAVAIYAVGHGLDDWTEKLTAATGVERVLVDDSVNLSDLRENSEDEDGQAAGPGHDGLDPHYWLTMANGARIAHTIAEDLKRRLPNAAAAIDQRQMRYFEELAAADREMRRLLSGTTNRNIVTLHDAWYYFARAYDLRVAGTFEPTAGREPTPQYLKELTDGIRSTGVKVLYSEPQLASQSIASFLADNGLTLAILDPSGGVPGRDSYINMMIYNARTISQNQ from the coding sequence ATGACCAAGAAACGTTTCCGCCTGTCCCCGATCGCCGTTTTCACGCTGTTGGCCGCGATCATCCTGGCCGCGATCATCTTGCTGCAGAAACCGTCGGATCGCGGCAGCCAGGCGCCAGCGCCGAACAAACCGAGGATCGCCGCGACCATCTTTCCGCTCTACGACATCGCCAGGAATATCGCCGGCGATAACGCCGAGGTCGTGCTCGTGGTGCCGCCGGGAGCGAGCCCACACACTTTCGAGCCGCTGCCGTCGAATATCCGGGAATTGCGCGGCGCCGTGGCCATCTACGCCGTGGGGCACGGGCTCGACGACTGGACCGAAAAACTCACCGCCGCGACCGGCGTGGAAAGAGTCCTAGTTGATGACAGCGTGAATCTGAGCGACCTGCGCGAGAACTCCGAGGACGAGGACGGCCAGGCCGCCGGACCGGGCCACGACGGACTCGATCCGCACTACTGGCTGACCATGGCGAACGGAGCCCGGATCGCCCACACCATCGCCGAAGATCTCAAACGGCGGCTGCCGAACGCGGCCGCAGCCATCGACCAGCGCCAGATGCGCTACTTCGAGGAGCTGGCCGCGGCCGACCGCGAGATGCGGCGACTGCTCAGCGGCACGACCAATCGCAACATCGTCACGCTGCACGATGCGTGGTATTATTTCGCCAGAGCCTATGACCTCCGGGTCGCCGGCACTTTCGAACCGACGGCCGGCCGCGAACCGACGCCACAATATCTGAAAGAACTGACCGACGGCATCAGATCCACGGGAGTCAAAGTCCTGTATTCCGAGCCTCAGCTCGCCTCGCAGAGCATCGCTTCTTTCCTCGCCGACAACGGCCTCACCCTCGCGATCCTCGATCCGAGCGGCGGCGTTCCGGGGCGCGACAGCTATATAAACATGATGATCTACAATGCGCGCACCATCAGCCAAAACCAATAA
- a CDS encoding metal ABC transporter ATP-binding protein: MRAPSAKTNNTSRGIPAISIRDCVVAYGDNIVIDGISLDINQGSIAAVIGPNGSGKTTLIKAIIDLVPMKSGDIRILGKHLHSVRQMIGYVPQRFDFDRYFPMTVGEFLDLARRIHCQKHFPASRVEHKLREVGLPKETLYKHLGELSGGQLQRVLIAQALINDPSILFLDEPSAGIDIMGEAAFFEILKHLKTEHDTTIIMVSHDITMISHIVDTVVCVNHKLLCFGSPAEALTKNKIEELFGAHQHPYNHPGHGADHDRKPAK, translated from the coding sequence ATGCGCGCACCATCAGCCAAAACCAATAACACCAGCCGCGGCATCCCGGCAATCTCGATCCGGGATTGCGTGGTCGCTTACGGCGACAATATCGTCATTGACGGCATCTCTTTGGATATCAATCAAGGCAGCATCGCCGCGGTCATCGGACCGAATGGTTCGGGCAAGACGACCCTGATCAAAGCGATCATCGACCTCGTGCCGATGAAAAGCGGCGACATCCGCATCCTCGGCAAGCACCTGCACAGCGTCCGCCAAATGATCGGCTACGTTCCCCAGCGCTTCGACTTCGACCGTTATTTTCCCATGACCGTCGGCGAATTCCTGGATCTCGCGCGCCGCATCCATTGCCAAAAACATTTCCCGGCGTCGCGCGTCGAACACAAACTGCGCGAGGTCGGCCTGCCCAAAGAGACGCTGTACAAGCATCTCGGCGAACTTTCGGGCGGCCAGCTGCAGCGCGTGCTTATTGCTCAAGCGCTCATTAACGATCCCTCGATCCTCTTCCTCGACGAACCGTCGGCCGGCATCGACATCATGGGCGAAGCGGCGTTCTTCGAGATCCTGAAACACCTCAAGACCGAACACGACACCACGATCATCATGGTCTCGCATGACATCACCATGATCTCCCACATCGTCGACACGGTGGTCTGTGTGAACCACAAACTGCTCTGTTTCGGCTCGCCAGCCGAAGCGCTGACCAAGAACAAGATCGAGGAGCTCTTCGGCGCTCATCAGCACCCCTACAACCACCCCGGCCATGGCGCTGACCACGACCGGAAGCCGGCCAAATGA
- a CDS encoding metal ABC transporter permease translates to MPLLEMISYPFMQRALISGVLLGVLLAYLGIFVTLRKMAFFGDGIAHSSLAGIAVAVLAGWAPLPVALALALSIALLIFWLERSTRLPTDTLIGIFFTASMALGVLLMSFSSGYQPELVSFLFGSILAIQNTDLIITALVGGAIVAWLGLSFRSLTYMSLAEDNAAVAGVNIRLHTAALYAALALATVLGVKILGVVLVSALLILPAATSRLLTRSFRSYTIGSLILAEVMIIGGLLFSFRYDLPSGATIVLIGTTLFFLAAIARRLAR, encoded by the coding sequence ATGCCGCTCCTAGAGATGATCTCCTACCCGTTCATGCAGCGCGCACTGATCTCCGGCGTACTCCTGGGCGTCCTGCTCGCCTACCTCGGCATCTTCGTGACCCTGCGCAAGATGGCCTTCTTCGGCGACGGCATCGCCCACTCTTCGCTCGCCGGCATCGCCGTGGCCGTACTCGCCGGCTGGGCGCCGCTGCCGGTCGCGCTCGCTCTGGCGCTCTCGATCGCGCTCCTGATCTTCTGGCTCGAACGCTCGACCCGACTCCCGACCGACACGCTCATCGGCATCTTCTTCACGGCCAGCATGGCGCTCGGCGTCCTGCTCATGAGTTTCTCCTCCGGTTATCAGCCGGAGCTCGTCTCGTTCCTGTTCGGCAGCATCCTGGCCATTCAAAACACCGACCTCATCATCACGGCCCTGGTCGGCGGCGCCATCGTAGCCTGGCTGGGATTGTCTTTCCGCAGCCTGACCTACATGTCGCTCGCCGAAGATAACGCCGCGGTGGCCGGAGTCAACATCCGCCTGCACACCGCCGCGCTCTACGCCGCGCTCGCGCTTGCGACTGTGCTCGGAGTCAAGATCCTCGGCGTCGTGCTGGTCTCGGCGCTGCTCATCCTGCCAGCCGCAACGAGCCGCCTCCTAACGCGTTCGTTCCGCAGTTACACGATCGGTTCGCTGATCCTCGCCGAAGTCATGATCATCGGCGGCCTGCTGTTCTCCTTCCGCTACGATCTGCCGAGCGGCGCGACGATCGTCCTCATCGGCACAACGCTCTTCTTCCTGGCCGCGATCGCCCGCCGCCTGGCCCGCTGA
- a CDS encoding ATP cone domain-containing protein, with protein sequence MRVTKSDGKQVVYNQEKIRRTLKRAGAKSNLIRQVLENVNRQMRDGMTTRELYAIVRRELRHLDRRVATRYNLRNALLRLGPAGFKFEQYVAAILAAYQYEVETPVEELSGLCVNHEIDVIAKKDGRTAMIEAKFRNRFDETVSLKDTMATWAAFVDMTDGARSGKCVKFDECWIVTNGRFSERALMFGVCRGMHLVGWGGEEHSLARLVDHAELYPITVIDDLRQWELDNFTAANLILCHEVAGREPEKLAKLVKLPTDRVRKIIAACAEVISVI encoded by the coding sequence ATGCGCGTCACCAAATCCGACGGCAAGCAAGTCGTCTACAATCAGGAAAAGATCCGCCGGACGCTCAAGCGGGCCGGTGCCAAATCGAACCTGATCCGCCAGGTGCTGGAGAACGTCAACCGGCAGATGCGCGACGGCATGACCACGCGCGAACTCTACGCCATCGTCCGGCGCGAACTGCGCCATCTCGACCGCCGCGTCGCCACGCGCTACAACCTGCGCAACGCCCTGCTTCGCCTCGGCCCGGCCGGTTTCAAATTCGAACAATACGTCGCCGCCATCCTCGCAGCCTACCAGTACGAGGTCGAAACCCCGGTCGAGGAATTGTCCGGACTCTGCGTCAACCACGAGATCGACGTCATCGCCAAGAAAGACGGGCGGACCGCCATGATCGAAGCCAAATTCCGCAACCGCTTCGACGAGACCGTCAGCCTCAAAGACACGATGGCGACCTGGGCCGCCTTCGTCGACATGACCGACGGTGCGCGTTCGGGCAAATGCGTCAAATTCGACGAATGCTGGATCGTGACCAACGGCCGGTTCTCCGAACGAGCCCTGATGTTCGGCGTCTGCCGCGGCATGCACCTCGTCGGCTGGGGCGGCGAGGAACATTCGCTCGCGCGCCTCGTGGACCACGCCGAACTCTACCCTATCACCGTGATCGACGATCTGCGCCAGTGGGAACTCGACAACTTCACGGCCGCGAACCTGATCCTGTGCCACGAAGTCGCCGGCCGCGAACCGGAAAAACTCGCCAAACTGGTCAAGCTACCGACCGATCGCGTCCGCAAGATCATCGCCGCTTGCGCCGAGGTCATCAGCGTCATCTGA
- a CDS encoding Ig-like domain-containing protein has translation MTGQKPSSSWFHLGARDLPFLAALASILALVPLIYFGAQAQTAALAITSGPSVPEVALTENGATIVWDTNIEATTVVLFGTGPELGQTLKKIEPMPGEPEVSETRHTYSFLELASGTTYYYKVRSVSADGAMVESSVRSFVTKASAALLKPLAPALEKVSIKSPASGFTVQPPVRFEAATDAPADVLEFRLTNPLGTVILYAGSFAAGVWSASLPDPLPGTYTLRAVATGPDGVGGKISVGSEAVSFIVKAPAIEKPAEEPLKQLVSVCGNAKCEPGEGPDVCAKDCPPTKPLPPAELQPLAPPDPAKELPVKPLPPLPPAEPEPGEETPPLPPLPPRPPLEVPDAGSSPETTDLPPAPPLPLLSPLPLQPPMSVDLQAAVESVNLDLAGPTPTPAPPVSGGSSAGSAPEPQLTPDQLLCRQAGVPPLKCELWIQATYADKTCAEAGIATQESCIEFLSKKNDGQFPGCEDRSASECDEIKSRSIAGYMPTETREKVDEVIAKATEEKVIPNLPGVIGISQTAAKDAEWRASAPSATGVETSAVVIIIDADKDGLPDDLEKILGTDPNDADTDGDGVNDGDEVDRGTDSKSRSEKTEQETDQTVRALATRQPLEQPRGAGQVSPSFSVQVAPATGSGAPEDRTPGAGNANLNLNGEVAGGVGGRSASAGLRLQGTSLPGMTCLLYVYSYVPVVLTTTADANGNWTYDLGSSLNDGEHTVYVAVTDDTGKITEKSNPLSFIVAEARAVTVDELLATPAAAAVVASPEADLRRWYILGVIVLILFAAAVVTVLVRRSGRSEIK, from the coding sequence ATGACCGGACAAAAGCCATCGTCATCCTGGTTTCATCTCGGAGCTCGCGATCTGCCGTTTCTGGCCGCGCTCGCGAGCATTCTGGCGCTCGTGCCGCTCATTTATTTCGGCGCGCAGGCGCAGACTGCCGCCCTGGCCATCACGTCCGGTCCGTCCGTGCCCGAGGTAGCTCTGACTGAGAATGGTGCGACCATTGTCTGGGATACCAACATCGAAGCGACCACGGTCGTGCTGTTCGGGACCGGTCCGGAGTTGGGCCAGACGCTGAAGAAGATCGAGCCCATGCCCGGCGAGCCGGAGGTCTCGGAAACGCGGCACACGTACTCTTTCCTGGAACTTGCGAGCGGCACGACTTATTACTATAAAGTACGGAGCGTCTCGGCTGATGGGGCGATGGTCGAATCCAGCGTCAGGAGTTTCGTCACGAAAGCGTCCGCGGCGCTGCTGAAGCCGCTGGCGCCGGCTCTGGAGAAAGTGTCGATCAAATCGCCGGCTTCCGGTTTCACGGTCCAGCCGCCGGTCAGGTTTGAAGCCGCGACCGATGCGCCGGCCGATGTTTTGGAATTTCGCCTGACCAATCCGCTCGGGACGGTCATACTTTACGCCGGCAGTTTCGCGGCTGGCGTTTGGTCCGCGTCGCTCCCGGATCCGTTGCCTGGAACTTATACTTTGCGCGCGGTCGCCACCGGACCGGACGGCGTCGGCGGCAAGATCAGCGTCGGTTCCGAGGCGGTATCTTTCATCGTGAAAGCGCCGGCGATCGAGAAGCCCGCGGAAGAACCGTTGAAACAGCTGGTCTCCGTTTGCGGCAACGCCAAGTGCGAACCCGGCGAGGGGCCGGATGTCTGCGCTAAGGATTGTCCGCCGACCAAGCCGCTGCCGCCAGCCGAACTGCAGCCGTTAGCGCCGCCTGATCCGGCCAAGGAACTGCCCGTCAAACCGTTGCCGCCATTGCCGCCGGCCGAGCCGGAGCCAGGCGAGGAAACGCCGCCGCTGCCTCCGTTGCCGCCACGACCGCCGCTCGAAGTGCCTGATGCCGGATCGTCGCCGGAAACGACGGATTTGCCGCCCGCGCCGCCATTGCCGCTCTTATCGCCGCTGCCGCTGCAGCCGCCGATGTCCGTCGATCTTCAGGCAGCCGTGGAGTCGGTGAATCTTGATCTGGCCGGGCCCACACCCACGCCCGCGCCGCCCGTATCCGGCGGGTCGTCTGCCGGCAGTGCGCCGGAACCGCAACTCACTCCTGACCAGCTGCTGTGCCGCCAGGCCGGCGTCCCGCCGCTGAAGTGCGAGCTCTGGATCCAGGCCACGTACGCGGACAAGACCTGCGCCGAAGCCGGTATCGCCACGCAAGAGTCCTGCATCGAATTCCTGAGCAAAAAGAACGACGGCCAATTCCCCGGCTGCGAAGACCGGTCCGCGAGCGAATGCGACGAGATCAAATCGCGCTCGATTGCCGGTTACATGCCGACGGAGACGAGGGAAAAAGTTGACGAGGTCATCGCCAAAGCGACTGAAGAGAAAGTCATTCCGAATCTGCCTGGCGTGATCGGCATCTCGCAGACGGCGGCCAAAGACGCCGAATGGCGGGCGTCGGCTCCGTCCGCAACAGGCGTCGAGACCTCCGCTGTCGTCATCATTATCGATGCCGACAAGGATGGCTTGCCCGATGATCTGGAAAAGATCCTCGGTACTGATCCGAACGACGCGGATACCGACGGCGACGGCGTCAATGATGGCGACGAGGTGGACCGGGGGACTGATTCGAAGAGCCGCTCCGAGAAAACAGAACAGGAAACGGATCAGACGGTCCGGGCTTTGGCGACGCGTCAGCCGCTGGAGCAGCCGCGCGGCGCCGGCCAGGTCAGCCCGTCTTTCAGTGTCCAGGTCGCGCCGGCTACCGGCAGTGGCGCTCCCGAAGATCGGACGCCGGGCGCTGGGAACGCGAATCTGAATCTTAACGGCGAGGTGGCTGGCGGTGTCGGCGGTCGGTCGGCGAGCGCCGGACTCAGATTGCAGGGCACCTCGCTGCCGGGCATGACCTGTCTGCTTTATGTGTACTCCTACGTTCCGGTGGTCCTGACCACGACCGCTGATGCGAACGGCAACTGGACCTATGATCTGGGCTCCAGTCTGAACGATGGCGAGCACACGGTCTACGTGGCCGTGACCGACGATACCGGCAAGATCACTGAAAAGAGCAATCCGTTGTCGTTCATCGTGGCTGAAGCCCGCGCCGTGACGGTCGATGAACTCCTGGCCACTCCGGCCGCCGCCGCAGTCGTGGCGAGCCCTGAAGCCGACCTGCGCCGCTGGTACATCCTGGGCGTCATCGTCCTGATCCTCTTCGCCGCCGCGGTCGTGACGGTCCTGGTCCGCCGTTCGGGCCGGTCCGAGATCAAGTAA
- a CDS encoding trypsin-like peptidase domain-containing protein has protein sequence MVPKLPLCLARSAAVACLISLIPQSSEAAAAKKHAAPTPAPASLVSAGLDPMEENYRQATALLYGQTEDGGLRMLCTATAFERKGKVYHFVTAAHCVSSDDTLHDRVDVEKTNWYITFDEPERKNFFPAKVVGVGFQHRGDDFSVFEVTLDDVIPVIGLAEHDPVLGEDVSNFASPLGLGKQLFRGHISMEALDRPIIDGDINWKGATLLQMSSGPGSSGSSIVSRHQKGIVAFLVGVIAVSNSPNIVSIPVSKFKKFWTEVQAGTYKWYKQDDAAAAAGTSKSKVDKLWKRIHVDGIIYTIGNDELDESSQP, from the coding sequence ATGGTTCCGAAGCTACCCCTCTGTCTGGCGCGAAGCGCCGCCGTCGCGTGTCTTATCTCCCTCATCCCGCAGTCGAGCGAGGCTGCGGCAGCGAAGAAGCACGCTGCGCCGACTCCGGCGCCCGCCTCCCTGGTCTCGGCTGGTCTCGACCCCATGGAAGAGAACTACCGCCAGGCCACCGCCCTGCTCTACGGCCAGACCGAAGACGGCGGACTGAGGATGCTTTGCACGGCCACAGCCTTCGAACGTAAAGGCAAAGTCTATCACTTCGTAACGGCGGCGCATTGCGTCTCGTCCGACGACACTCTCCACGACCGCGTGGATGTCGAAAAGACGAACTGGTACATCACCTTCGACGAACCCGAACGGAAGAACTTCTTCCCGGCCAAGGTCGTCGGCGTAGGCTTTCAGCATCGCGGCGATGACTTCTCGGTCTTCGAGGTAACCCTCGACGATGTGATCCCGGTCATCGGACTCGCCGAACATGATCCGGTCCTGGGCGAGGACGTCAGTAACTTCGCCTCGCCGCTCGGTCTAGGCAAGCAGCTGTTCCGCGGTCACATCAGCATGGAAGCGCTCGATCGCCCGATCATCGACGGCGACATCAACTGGAAAGGCGCAACGCTCCTGCAGATGAGCTCCGGACCCGGTTCCTCGGGATCGTCCATCGTCAGCCGCCACCAAAAAGGCATCGTTGCCTTCCTCGTCGGCGTGATCGCTGTCAGCAACTCGCCTAACATCGTGTCCATCCCGGTAAGCAAGTTCAAAAAGTTCTGGACCGAAGTCCAAGCTGGTACCTACAAGTGGTATAAGCAGGACGATGCCGCCGCAGCCGCCGGAACTTCGAAGTCGAAGGTCGACAAGCTCTGGAAACGCATCCATGTCGACGGTATCATCTACACCATCGGCAACGACGAACTCGATGAATCTTCCCAACCCTGA
- a CDS encoding prepilin-type N-terminal cleavage/methylation domain-containing protein, which translates to MSRYFRSSRKAFTLIELLVVISIIGVLSTLAVISTVRARALAQHNKALGDLKQIRTAITLLESDTGKWPNGCRPNQVANPEVLITGVQAGLLASPVVGDQGNGCFWSAKDVQNWTGPYLNIAQDPWSHDYWFDPDYVPYDNCATKTVQPQTVAVLSFGPNGGALNGYDCDDIFLPIR; encoded by the coding sequence ATGTCCAGATATTTCAGATCCAGCAGAAAAGCTTTCACTCTCATTGAACTTTTGGTGGTCATCAGCATCATCGGTGTTTTGTCGACTCTGGCTGTCATAAGTACGGTCCGGGCGCGCGCTTTGGCACAGCACAACAAGGCGCTGGGGGATCTGAAACAGATCCGGACGGCGATCACGCTGCTCGAATCCGATACCGGCAAATGGCCCAACGGTTGTCGGCCGAATCAGGTCGCTAATCCCGAAGTTCTGATCACCGGCGTCCAAGCCGGTCTTCTCGCGAGTCCGGTGGTCGGCGATCAGGGCAATGGTTGTTTTTGGAGCGCCAAGGATGTCCAAAATTGGACGGGTCCGTATTTGAACATCGCGCAGGATCCCTGGAGCCACGATTATTGGTTCGATCCGGATTACGTGCCTTATGATAATTGTGCGACCAAGACCGTCCAGCCGCAGACAGTCGCAGTGTTGTCATTCGGGCCGAATGGTGGCGCTTTGAACGGTTACGATTGCGACGATATTTTTCTGCCGATCAGGTGA
- a CDS encoding cupin domain-containing protein, producing the protein MSYIGNIINLTKANDLFRQVLFTGQKSQLVVMAIPPGGEIGKETHPNVEQTLFFLSGHGETILNGQRSPIAPGDVVIVTPGTEHNFVNTGTEPLKVYTLYAPPNHIDGRTHKTKADADADEEDEEFGHGVK; encoded by the coding sequence ATGAGTTACATCGGAAATATCATCAATCTGACGAAAGCGAACGACCTGTTCCGTCAGGTCTTGTTCACCGGCCAGAAGAGTCAGCTTGTGGTCATGGCTATTCCGCCAGGCGGCGAGATCGGCAAGGAAACGCATCCGAACGTCGAGCAGACACTGTTCTTCCTGTCAGGTCATGGCGAAACAATCCTGAACGGCCAGCGGTCGCCGATCGCTCCTGGCGATGTCGTCATCGTGACTCCCGGCACGGAGCATAATTTCGTGAACACCGGCACGGAGCCGCTCAAGGTCTATACGCTTTACGCTCCGCCGAATCATATTGACGGCCGCACCCATAAGACCAAGGCCGATGCTGACGCTGATGAAGAAGACGAGGAGTTCGGCCACGGGGTGAAATAG
- a CDS encoding endonuclease/exonuclease/phosphatase family protein: protein MRSLLPLSVVSVVVCSACAASRMELMRPIPAMASSLERPLFRTLTFNAGLAPGIVPFATQRIALVAEAVAYSDFDLVCLQEVWTKEARDAIVAALALPPENVYYVETEGEGETGKDRCADGEIDDILACAQKNCGSEPAEEFTACAARKCLASGIQLYLHSRSCLNCLTACAGKSASEVVETCTGAGAGASRTYGGRNGIILASRWPLIDKGVEHLPSSGANRVALMARVEVPGHGSVEVACTHLSSRNDVSPTHPAFSDWSDEQRAQIELISEKLKFRSEGRPELLIGDMNFGQRNDPVNAALMWSSWKLTADLGFVSPVEYAEPAFCSCCDSNYLNVSKSNILIDHALVRNPPKGGGLEPLQAFRVFDQTVSILDWTSQQVQTNMSDHYGVVVDFDLH from the coding sequence ATGAGATCTTTGCTCCCCCTGTCCGTTGTTTCAGTCGTGGTCTGTTCGGCTTGCGCCGCTTCCAGAATGGAGCTCATGCGGCCGATCCCGGCCATGGCTTCCAGTCTGGAAAGACCGTTGTTCAGGACTCTGACATTCAACGCCGGCCTGGCGCCGGGGATCGTGCCGTTCGCCACGCAACGCATCGCGCTTGTGGCCGAAGCCGTGGCGTACTCGGATTTCGACCTCGTCTGCCTGCAAGAGGTCTGGACCAAAGAGGCCCGGGACGCGATCGTCGCCGCGCTTGCTTTGCCGCCGGAGAATGTCTATTACGTCGAGACCGAGGGCGAAGGCGAGACCGGCAAGGATCGCTGCGCGGACGGCGAGATCGACGATATATTGGCTTGCGCCCAGAAGAATTGCGGCAGCGAACCAGCGGAAGAGTTCACGGCCTGCGCCGCCAGAAAATGTCTGGCGAGCGGCATCCAGCTCTACCTGCACTCGCGGTCTTGCCTGAATTGTCTCACGGCCTGCGCCGGCAAAAGCGCTTCCGAGGTCGTCGAGACTTGCACTGGCGCGGGCGCCGGCGCTTCCAGGACCTACGGCGGGCGCAATGGCATCATTTTGGCCTCGCGTTGGCCGCTCATCGATAAGGGCGTCGAACATCTGCCATCGAGCGGCGCCAATCGCGTCGCTCTCATGGCCAGGGTCGAAGTTCCCGGCCATGGCTCCGTCGAAGTGGCCTGCACGCATCTGTCGTCCAGGAATGACGTCTCGCCGACCCATCCGGCCTTCAGCGATTGGAGCGACGAGCAGCGCGCGCAGATCGAGCTGATCTCCGAGAAGCTGAAGTTCCGTTCAGAGGGGCGCCCAGAGCTCCTCATCGGCGACATGAATTTCGGCCAGCGCAATGATCCGGTCAATGCCGCGCTCATGTGGTCGTCATGGAAACTGACCGCAGATCTCGGTTTCGTCAGTCCGGTGGAATACGCCGAACCGGCGTTCTGCAGCTGCTGCGACAGCAATTATCTGAACGTCTCCAAAAGCAACATCCTGATCGATCACGCGCTGGTTCGCAATCCGCCGAAAGGAGGCGGCCTCGAACCGCTGCAGGCTTTCCGTGTCTTTGATCAGACGGTCAGTATCCTGGATTGGACGAGCCAACAGGTTCAGACTAACATGTCCGATCATTACGGCGTCGTCGTGGATTTCGACCTTCACTGA
- a CDS encoding GTP-binding protein, which produces MPTPITVFTGYLGSGKTTIILNLIKQLPASYRCVWLKNEFGDLDVDSQLAKESNIEVQQILNGCLCCVLVGRLGEALEEIVAKYDPDRIIVETSGSAYPAPIAVEIHRHPQTLKLDGIVTVIDVLNFTGYRDKSFTAKIQAQYTDLILVNKHELLTERQLETALDDVYELNLTTPKIKTNHGRVSPDVIFGIDSRLFAKAEEVALAERGRDPEHHEREVEVFQIVTDRSYERAAVEALFKGLPPEYFYRIKGLVRTPAGIELANCVFGRCDFAQLERYSGPTKLVFMGRGLAEHIPQIAQALSLQPDEYRIIQ; this is translated from the coding sequence ATGCCCACGCCCATCACCGTCTTCACCGGCTACCTAGGAAGCGGCAAGACGACCATCATCCTGAATCTGATCAAGCAGCTGCCGGCGTCCTATCGTTGCGTCTGGCTGAAGAACGAGTTCGGCGACCTGGACGTCGATTCCCAGCTCGCCAAGGAAAGCAATATCGAGGTCCAGCAGATCCTGAACGGCTGTTTGTGCTGTGTGCTCGTCGGCCGGCTCGGCGAGGCGCTCGAGGAGATCGTCGCCAAATACGATCCGGACCGGATCATCGTCGAGACCTCCGGCTCGGCTTATCCGGCGCCGATCGCCGTCGAGATCCATCGTCATCCGCAGACCTTGAAACTCGATGGCATCGTGACCGTGATCGACGTGCTGAATTTCACCGGCTACCGCGATAAGAGTTTCACTGCGAAGATCCAGGCCCAGTATACGGACCTGATCCTCGTGAACAAGCACGAACTTCTGACCGAGCGCCAGCTCGAGACCGCGCTCGACGACGTTTACGAGCTGAATCTGACCACGCCGAAGATCAAGACCAACCACGGGCGGGTGAGTCCAGACGTCATCTTCGGCATCGATTCGCGGCTGTTCGCCAAAGCCGAAGAGGTCGCGCTCGCCGAGCGGGGGCGCGATCCGGAACACCACGAACGCGAGGTCGAAGTTTTTCAGATCGTGACCGATCGGAGTTATGAACGCGCGGCTGTCGAAGCGTTGTTCAAGGGCCTGCCGCCGGAATATTTTTATCGCATCAAAGGCCTGGTGCGCACGCCGGCGGGGATCGAACTCGCGAATTGCGTCTTCGGCCGCTGCGATTTCGCGCAGCTGGAAAGATATTCCGGCCCGACGAAACTGGTCTTTATGGGCAGAGGCCTCGCGGAGCATATTCCGCAGATCGCGCAGGCGTTGTCTTTGCAGCCGGACGAGTATCGGATCATCCAGTGA